Genomic segment of Populus nigra chromosome 6, ddPopNigr1.1, whole genome shotgun sequence:
TTTGCTGCCTTCTAgttagagaaaaaagaaaaaaaaagataattctcCCATTGAAATAAACCAAACACAACATTTCCTAGTCTGGTGATGAAGAAGACTAAAAACGTGAAGTAAGGTACTATTACAACCATTTTTTGGCCGGTGGTCTATCTACACAAGAAGCACAGGGGTAAACATTTACCACTTAACCAAGATATATGATCATACATACCTagctaattgattttttttcttttaagaaaaaactcattctaaaaaaataagactgCCTAAATTGATTCACGGTTCACGTCCTAAGAGTTGGGGAGTAGTATCGAGAGGCTAGTACCTGAGCTTCTACCCTCCTCAAACTAATCATGGAATAATCATTTGATATTACTAAAATACCCCAAGGAACAGTCTGAAATGGCTCATCAATTGATCACTGAAAACGTAAAATAATATGCATATTTGGTTTCAATCTCTAAGAACtttttgcaaaaagaaaaaaaagaaaaagaaaaagaaagtgcaAGTACTCTCTTGTCTGATATAAGACTTCATCATAATTAATTAGAACCAGTACCAAAGTCCAATTTTTTAATCATCGATGTCCCTAAACAGTTTGTGAATCCGATCTGTTCTAAGCCGTTATAAATACACCACTCCGGCCTCATTCTCTCCCAAGATTTCTAGTCATCTACTCCTAGGTTTGCCTCCTCTTTTCCCTCTTCTTCACTGTTCACAGACCTAGtttttttacaaacaaaatGGGTGGAAATTCACCATGTGCTTCCTGCAAGTTACTTAGACGCCGATGCGCTAAGGACTGCATTTTCTCTCCTTACTTCCCTTCTGATGACCCCCACAAGTTTGCCATTGTCCACAAAGTCTTTGGTGCTAGCAATGTCAGCAAAATGTTACAGGTCtgtcattttctctctctcttttttttaagttctaaTCATAGGTACATATGTGGCTATTATATATGTACGTATACATATCATATGTGTGCTGGAATGGGAGTGGTTTTCTTTTGGTATATAGGGAAAATGAAAGATGCTAATAAAGATAGCTTGGTTGTGCTGTGGCCGACCAATTGGTCCAGGAAAAGAAAGTTCCCTCTAATAATGATTTTGAGATGCATGTACATGGTTATCTTTATTAAATAGAcattaactttttcttttttggctaAGTAGGAGCTACCAGTTCATCAGAGAGCGGATGCAGTGAGCAGTTTGGTGTATGAAGCGAATGCGAGAATGAGAGACCCAGTTTACGGATGTGTTGGAGCCATATCCTACCTGCAAAACCAGGTTTCCCAGCTACAAATGCAGCTTGCAGTGGCTCAAGCAGAGATATTATGCATCCAGATGCAGCATGATCCTGTGATGCCAACCTCACAGATGGGCCCAGATGATGACAAGTCATTTCTTCTCCAAAATAGCCTCTCTCAGTACCTGAATTATGGCTCTTCAAGCAATGCAATTCATGATTCTCTCAAGAGAGAGAGCATTTTTGGAGACATGATTTCTTAATTAGTAGAACTTGATGCTAGCTTTAATCCCTTATTGCTCACTTTATGTTCACAGAGTAATATAACTGGAGAGAGGAAGGGTTGTCCTTACTTGATGTTAGTTAAAGAATACGCctttcaaataaataacactGCAACCAACAGATCAGTAGTATAGTTTGTCTTAAAACAATGGTGACTTGACGAGGTCAACTCTTGCATGTGACCGGTGAAGTAGTAAgcttaagttttattttggGTTAAGTAATCTATTAAAGTTAGGGGTCGGTGGCCTCCCAAACAATCCAGACATAAATTCTTGTGGTGACTAATTAGCTGTTTACAGTAATATAAATACAGGGTTCTCATAAATGATGAAAGATGATAAGCAGCCAGCGAAGGAAAATTCAATGGACCTCTCCTGTTTTTAAGATGACGAAACACAACCAAAAACCTGTATATACATAGGTCATCATCAATCTAACAAGATAGTATTTGTATAACAATGATCTGTCAAAAACAAGGACGACGTACTTTTAACAAGTTATGGCCCGTTGAAGTGGAATCTTAGGAGAGAGTTAAATAATAGTTTTAGGCTTCTGTATGTTTGAATGAGGTGGCTGCTTCGGCTTTGAACAGTGAAACCTATAGCAAGCCCAAGACTTTTACTAGGCGTTGCATTTAGCAATAGCTGCTCTCTGCACAACAAGAACTATGATGTTTTTTCGCAGCTAAAATTAAATACCTGTGAAATTAATTAAGCGGTAATCCCATATGAGGGAAACATGGATTATGCATTTTACCCTTCATTCTCTGTTTTTAttggccttttttttaatgttttgttcagcagaaaaacacaattaataTGCTTCCGTTTGAATTTCCTATGgcgctttatatatatatatatatatatatatacctactGTTAATTAGTTGCTGGGCACCAAATTTAGTAAATATCAACAGGttcaaaaaagaacaaaattggaCCACTCTACTAGCCGCAAGTCTGATCGAATCACAGATTCTTCTACCAAGTTCAAGTGGAAGGCTGTACAAGGAATTTAGTGCTCAGTTCATGGGAAGTATACAACAGGGACTAATTTTCgttgttgttttgagctcttaACAGCGTGTCTTTTTTGGTCTATCTCTCCACACAATTATATGTCGAATCACACTGATATTTTAAATGGTGAAGAGAAAAGGACAAAAGGCAGCAACTGACTCAAAAAGATTCCTCAATAGCTAGCTTTGTTTAAGGTAGAAGCATTTTGCAGCTCAAACTTCACACTTATATTACATGCCCTCTCAAATCCTCAACTCTTCGTAGCCCTTAGGCAGCAACTTCTAATTTTAATGGTCATTTATGCCTGCGGTTGTAAATTAATAATGGAGAAGTTCTGTTCCATGTCTGTTCCAAATATTTCCACTGAGATCACAACGCACCCACATGTTTTGGATTATTGTGGACATAGCAGCagaattgtttaaaatataaaactcctGGTAACTGTAAATGTCTTTTCTAGCCAATATAATATGCCTGCTTTCACTGAACTTGAATACGTTGCCATGAAAAAGCTTGTACCTTTGAAAGGGTAAAGAAAAACTACAAAAGAAGCTAAAATCATGTAGGGTCATAAAGATAGAGAAAGGCAACATGAAATGATAGGATGGTCCCTTGAAACATCGGTGGTTGGTAATATTTaacaagaatttttgtttttttgaatcgTATGTCTCAGTATTTGGGAAAGATAAACAGAAAAGATTAAATGAAAGCAACTGTATCAATGGAGATATGGTCACAACGCAAGGGCTTCctaatactattaattaatatCACGAGATCAAATTTCACCTAATACAATGTACTTTGGAAGTTTTCTAGTTGTCAGTGATGACATTACGCGTACGTTtcattggtttttcttttactttttcctGGTGAAGAAGACAACATGTTTTGTTAAGCAAAACAACAAGACACTATAAGCAGATTATTTGTGCTTCAAATTTCAATGTATATTTGTGAGCTTTATCATCAGTTTGACAGTCTCTAGAAATCTGATCAGAGCTGCgagatctttttctttttttgataagATTAAttgtaattaagaaaaaaaaactatatcaaaataaaagaggTACCTATATTCTAAGAAATATAGTTACTCAGATAAAATTGATCAAAGACAAcctatataaaaagcaaaaactaaaagaaaatta
This window contains:
- the LOC133697046 gene encoding LOB domain-containing protein 12-like, whose amino-acid sequence is MGGNSPCASCKLLRRRCAKDCIFSPYFPSDDPHKFAIVHKVFGASNVSKMLQELPVHQRADAVSSLVYEANARMRDPVYGCVGAISYLQNQVSQLQMQLAVAQAEILCIQMQHDPVMPTSQMGPDDDKSFLLQNSLSQYLNYGSSSNAIHDSLKRESIFGDMIS